One segment of Thermococcus sp. AM4 DNA contains the following:
- a CDS encoding ATP-binding protein: protein MALEERLIESLVRRTIDTAEARLRKYVFTPTGEKRPERKPLTKLKENVELFLQTRENSLLVLYGLRGVGKTTMLAQIYFKLLPQIPRERLVYVSLDKLRSLGISLNDFVRAYERLLGERIEELSQPTFLFIDEAHYDENFGITVKDLHDSVSNLMIVVTGSSSLPLKLDPDLMRRARKLRVPPLTFTEYLLLKKKIQIPEELSAALKRAFLSCDFSEIEEQLGGVLLKFTEKDVEDYLIQGSLPLYLASPNPLEDAYEILRKIVEVDLMHEGLSETTREKALGLLLLLASGESLAYDDLSSTLGLAKATVEKMIEKLEDLEVIFPVRAYGSLGKVARKTPKYKFLAPMLRSAVLYEFGLFERDSKTLGMLLEDAVALYLHLLAREHKLGLHYDAQRGGADFILKGHGEGVVVEVGWGKKGVRQVLRTMKKTGLTCGVVVHNGPLKKKGDVWFVPRELFLLML from the coding sequence GTGGCCTTGGAAGAAAGACTGATTGAGAGCCTCGTGAGGAGGACCATCGACACAGCCGAGGCAAGGCTCAGAAAGTACGTGTTCACTCCAACCGGAGAAAAAAGACCTGAAAGGAAACCCCTCACGAAACTCAAGGAGAATGTTGAGTTGTTTCTCCAAACCCGGGAAAACAGCCTTCTGGTTCTCTACGGTCTTCGCGGTGTCGGAAAGACCACCATGCTCGCTCAAATCTACTTCAAGCTTCTTCCCCAGATTCCAAGGGAGAGACTTGTCTACGTCTCCCTCGACAAGCTTCGCTCGCTGGGAATAAGCCTGAATGACTTTGTCCGAGCCTACGAACGCCTCCTCGGTGAGAGGATTGAAGAGCTGAGTCAGCCGACCTTCCTATTCATCGACGAAGCCCACTATGACGAGAACTTCGGGATTACGGTGAAGGACCTTCATGACTCCGTGAGTAACCTCATGATTGTGGTCACTGGATCTTCTTCACTTCCCCTTAAGCTCGACCCCGACCTGATGAGAAGGGCCAGAAAGCTCAGGGTGCCGCCTTTAACCTTCACAGAATACCTACTTTTAAAGAAGAAAATACAAATCCCCGAGGAGCTCAGTGCAGCTTTAAAGAGGGCATTCCTCAGCTGTGATTTCTCAGAAATTGAAGAGCAGCTTGGGGGAGTGCTCCTGAAGTTTACTGAAAAAGACGTCGAGGATTACCTCATCCAAGGCTCGCTCCCCCTTTACCTCGCTTCGCCAAACCCGCTTGAGGATGCCTATGAGATACTGAGGAAGATTGTCGAGGTTGATTTAATGCACGAGGGTCTTTCCGAGACGACGAGAGAAAAGGCCCTTGGATTGTTACTCCTCCTTGCTTCCGGCGAGAGCTTGGCTTACGATGACCTGAGCTCGACTCTGGGGCTCGCCAAGGCGACCGTGGAAAAGATGATTGAGAAGCTTGAGGACCTCGAAGTCATCTTTCCGGTAAGGGCCTACGGCTCTCTGGGCAAGGTCGCCCGAAAGACCCCAAAATACAAGTTCCTGGCACCAATGTTGAGGAGCGCGGTGCTTTACGAGTTCGGACTCTTTGAGAGGGATTCAAAAACGCTCGGTATGCTCCTTGAGGACGCGGTTGCTCTTTATCTCCATCTGCTCGCTAGGGAGCACAAACTCGGCCTTCACTACGATGCCCAGAGGGGCGGTGCGGACTTCATCTTGAAGGGACACGGCGAAGGAGTCGTGGTTGAGGTTGGTTGGGGGAAGAAGGGCGTCCGTCAAGTTCTCAGGACCATGAAGAAGACTGGATTAACCTGCGGCGTCGTGGTTCACAATGGGCCGTTGAAAAAGAAAGGAGACGTGTGGTTTGTGCCGAGGGAGCTCTTTTTGCTGATGCTTTGA